From Anopheles coluzzii chromosome 3, AcolN3, whole genome shotgun sequence, the proteins below share one genomic window:
- the LOC120958879 gene encoding beta-1,3-glucosyltransferase, which produces MYRVALLLPVLQLLLLQPASVAPALAAHELSFLVLSQPARFNAARAHHLKRSIVEQIRELNQEIAPNRPADSVFLTHELFPEQDGAWAITPILGHIRAAMLKSTHRTARWLIVCEEQSHVNVSLLAHHLANEDYREKLFLGYPLYDREATIIHHFAFFKNPTSFLYPYLRAGIALTVPLVDHLVQLLSDTGTPRPPLSDFFIDAAHEFALLVWQRGEGVPLQPRRYLCAKALPSCAIHGAASQDHGTSGTGRDLPDRHDDSTGCSDDPTEVDQIMFAVKTCSKYHKDRVPALKQTWTRYVQHLRYFSDVDDPTIPTIATSVPNSSAGHCSKTLEILQLIGDELRYNGSLQAIRWVMLVDDDTILSTSALARFLSCYDPGRDLYLGERYGYRLLGADGGGYNYVTGGGGIVLSVAILDALQRTCECPSASSPDDMILAACLQRLGIRPIHSPLFHQARPSDYAPELLDRRGTVSFHKHWQIDPQQVYNRWFRQQDEHYFAHQSCPPDGGTICKHSTELVRTADLLRPAALGSITAGSANGSVREHARIGPSNEDEHRRPTSQNDDRHQQQQQQPASSGQPKQPGRSWLGMTASTTPERDVAVTGAAVTGAAVTGAASSPPTVPSAEQHITRKHLCASNELQSNGDLLVGRQNLQESANIIKHTDL; this is translated from the exons ATGTATAGAGTTGCATTGCTGCTTCCGGTGCTacagctgctgctactgcagcCAGCGTCCGTTGCACCTGCACTCG CCGCCCATGAGTTATCGTTCCTGGTGCTAAGTCAGCCGGCCCGGTTCAATGCGGCCCGGGCCCACCATCTGAAGCGCAGCATCGTCGAGCAGATAAGGGAACTGAATCAG GAAATTGCACCGAACCGACCAGCGGACAGCGTGTTTCTCACGCACGAGCTGTTCCCCGAGCAGGACGGGGCATGGGCGATTACACCGATCCTTGGCCACATCCGGGCGGCCATGCTGAAGTCGACGCACCGGACCGCCCGCTGGCTGATCGTGTGCGAGGAGCAGAGCCACGTCAACGTGAGTCTATTAGCGCACCATTTGGCCAACGAGGATTACCGGGAG AAGCTCTTCCTCGGCTACCCACTGTACGACCGGGAGGCGACCATAATTCATCATTTCgcatttttcaaaaacccCACCAGCTTTCTCTACCCTTACCTGCGGGCGGGCATTGCGCTTACCGTCCCACTGGTCGATCACCTGGTGCAGCTGCTCTCCGACACAGGCACACCCCGCCCACCCCTGTCCGATTTCTTCATCGACGCAGCGCACGAGTTCGCCCTGCTCGTCTGGCAGCGCGGTGAGGGAGTTCCGCTGCAGCCACGCCGCTACCTTTGCGCCAAAGCGCTTCCGAGCTGTGCGATACATGGTGCCGCATCGCAGGACCACGGCACTTCCGGCACAGGGCGGGATTTGCCGGACCGGCATGATGATAGTACCGGCTGT TCAGACGATCCCACTGAGGTCGATCAGATCATGTTTGCCGTCAAAACGTGCAGCAAATATCACAAGGATCGTGTGCCGGCCCTAAAACAGACCTGGACCAGGTACGTGCAGCACCTGCGGTACTTCAGCGACGTGGACG ACCCAACGATACCCACGATTGCCACGTCCGTGCCGAACTCGAGTGCCGGCCACTGTTCGAAGACGTTGGAAATTTTACAACTAATCGGCGATGAGCTCCGGTACAACGGCAGCCTGCAGGCGATCCGCTGGGTTATGCTGGTGGATGACGATACGATCCTGAG CACCTCGGCACTGGCCCGCTTTCTAAGCTGCTACGACCCGGGGCGTGATTTGTACCTGGGCGAACGGTACGGCTACCGTCTGCTGGGCGCGGACGGCGGTGGCTACAATTACGtgaccggcggcggcggtatAGTGCTGAGCGTTGCCATCCTGGACGCACTGCAGCGTACGTGCGAATGTCCGTCGGCCTCATCGCCGGACGATATGATACTGGCCGCCTGTCTGCAGCGGCTCGGCATCCGCCCAATCCATTCGCCACTGTTCCATCAGGCCCGGCCGTCCGACTATGCGCCCGAGCTGCTCGACCGACGCGGGACGGTGTCGTTCCACAAGCACTGGCAGATCGACCCGCAGCAAGTGTACAACAGGTGGTTCCGGCAGCAGGACGAGCATTATTTCGCCCATCAGTCCTGTCCACCGGACGGGGGAACGATTTGCAAACACTCAACCGAGCTGGTGCGTACGGCAGACCTTCTGCGACCTGCTGCGCTGGGATCCATCACAGCCGGCAGCGCGAACGGTAGCGTACGCGAGCACGCAAGGATAGGGCCCTCGAACGAGGACGAACATAGACGGCCGACGTCGCAGAATGATGACcgtcatcagcagcagcagcagcagccggccaGCAGCGGTCAGCCCAAGCAGCCGGGACGATCGTGGTTGGGCATGACCGCTTCAACCACACCGGAAAGGGATGTAGCAGTGACAGGAGCAGCAGTGACAGGAGCAGCAGTGACAGGAGCAGCATCATCGCCACCGACAGTACCGTCGGCGGAACAACATATCACGCGCAAACATTTGTGCGCAAGTAATGAGCTTCAATCAAACGGCGACCTTCTGGTGGGACGGCAAAACCTGCAGGAGTCGGCCAACATAATCAAACACACGGATCTGTAA